A window of Bacteroidota bacterium genomic DNA:
AATATTGGCAGCACCTTCAGGACCCATCACCGCAATTTCTGCTGTCGGCCATGCAAATACAAAGTCGGCACGAAGATGGTTTGAGCACATGGCGATATAGCCGCCACCGTAGGCTTTGCGAAGGATTACAGTAATTTTTGGAACGGTAGCTTCCGAATAGGCATACAATAATTTTGCACCGTGGCGGATAACACCTGCATGTTCCTGATCAACGCCCGGCAGATAACCCGGCAAGTCAACAAGGGTAACCAGTGGGATGTTAAAGGCATCGCAGAAGCGGATAAAACGGGCTGCTTTGTCAGATGAGTCAACATCGAGAACACCTGCCAGCACGAGCGGCTGATTGGCTACAAAACCAACCGACTGTCCGTTGATGCGGGCAAAACCGATTACAATGTTGGCAGCAAATTTTTCCTGAACTTCGAAAAATTCCGATTCATCGCAAATTGACTTTATGATATTGCGAACATCATAAGGAGCTTTGGCGTCGGTAGGAAAATGCTCTTCAATTTTAAAATATTTGGTTTTGGGTTGTTTGGGCTGAAACGATTCTGCTTTTTTAGCATTGTTCCAGGGAATAAAACTCACCAGCTTCTTTATCTGCTCAAAACATTCCAGTTCACTTTCGGCGAAGAAATGCGCGTTGCCTGTGGTTTCGGCATGCACGAGGGCGCCTCCGAGGTCTTCCATAGAAATGTCTTCGCCAAGCACCGTTTTAATAACTTCCGGACCGGTAATAAACATCTTCGAAATCTTATCCACCACAAATACGAAATCCGTAAGGGCAGGTGAATATACGGCCCCGCCTGCGCAAGGACCTAATATTACCGAAATCTGCGGAATAACTCCTGAAGCCTGTGTGTTGCGGTAAAAAATTTCACCGTAACCGGCAAGGGAGTTTACGCCTTCCTGAATACGTGCGCCGCCCGAATCGTTGATTCCAATCAGGGGAACTTTCAATTTCATGGCGTGATCCATAATCTTGGTAATCTTTTTGGCATGCATATAGCCCAGAGAACCGCCCGCAACAGTAAAGTCCTGCGCAAAAATACAGATGGGATAGCCACTGATAGTGCCCGTTCCGGTAACAACACCGTCGCCCGGAAGGTATTTTTTATCCATGTCGAAATCTTTGCCGGCATGTTCAACGAATAAGTCATATTCATGAAAAGAATTGGGATCGAGCAACGCAATGATGCGCTCTCTGGCAGTCATTTTACCAACTGCCTTTTGCTTTTCAACAGCTTTTTCGCCACCACCCTGCAGGGCGCCCTGCATTCTTTTTTTTAAATCAACAGTTTTCTGACGTAAAGACATTATTTAATAGATTAGTTTACATAGTGCACACTTAAAATCCCCTATTAACTACACTTTTGGCTTCAGGTGCTTTCTTACTTTTTGATTTACTGATACCTACAGAATTTTAAAGGAGGTATTGTCTGTAAAATGCTGTTTGTCAGTAAATTATCAATCACTTTTTTTAATAGGAATTCAAAGGTAGTATAATTTTTTGCGCTTGAGCGAATTTTAAGAATTATTAAGAAAATACCCAAAGCAGACAAAAATAGCAGGTATTAATACGTATAGGCGTCTTAATTACTGTATATCATTATTTTATAATACAATTATTAATCGGTTACCACAATTTGATGATTTATAAAGAATTTCACTGAGAAATTGTTTCATCTGACGACAATGAGCTAAATGCGGTATTGACAAAAAAGGTTTATTTTGCATGGTAATGAATTT
This region includes:
- a CDS encoding acyl-CoA carboxylase subunit beta, whose protein sequence is MSLRQKTVDLKKRMQGALQGGGEKAVEKQKAVGKMTARERIIALLDPNSFHEYDLFVEHAGKDFDMDKKYLPGDGVVTGTGTISGYPICIFAQDFTVAGGSLGYMHAKKITKIMDHAMKLKVPLIGINDSGGARIQEGVNSLAGYGEIFYRNTQASGVIPQISVILGPCAGGAVYSPALTDFVFVVDKISKMFITGPEVIKTVLGEDISMEDLGGALVHAETTGNAHFFAESELECFEQIKKLVSFIPWNNAKKAESFQPKQPKTKYFKIEEHFPTDAKAPYDVRNIIKSICDESEFFEVQEKFAANIVIGFARINGQSVGFVANQPLVLAGVLDVDSSDKAARFIRFCDAFNIPLVTLVDLPGYLPGVDQEHAGVIRHGAKLLYAYSEATVPKITVILRKAYGGGYIAMCSNHLRADFVFAWPTAEIAVMGPEGAANIIFRTEIINAENPEEMRKKKVNEYREKFANPYVAAAYGYVDAVIEPNKTRQYIIHAMDISAQKTETRPYKKHGIPPF